TACGGTGGACGGGGGCGGCTTAAAGGCCAGTACCATTTCCTGTATCTCCTGCGAGATGTGGTTAAAATTTTGCCGCAGCTTTTCCTCCATTTTTCCGCCGAAATCATAAAAGGTGGGCAAGGATTTATAGCCTTTCTCTTCCTTTTTGATCTCCTCCATATCCAGGTTAATGCGGCAGTTGACGGCAGAGGTTTCAAACTGGCCGGTATACTTTTCCTGCGCATCGGCGGCGATCATGCCCACCATCTCGCCAGAATTGAGGGATGCTATTTTTCCCGCAGGTATTAGCGCTTCGAGTTTTTCGTTCAGGGAGGTAGAGGTTTTATTACGGTCGATCGACAGCCCTTCGCCCAATTGTTTGGATTTACCAAAGAGGCGTTCCAACCATTCGAGCGTTTCCTTATTGCGAACAGAGCCGGACAGCACGGTCCCGACAACGGCGGTAATGGTCGCCGCGGTATCTTTCCCGTATTGCTGATTGAACTGGGGCAGTTCCTGCAAGCCCATTAAAACGGCAACCTTGTTGGAACGGGCGGTCGCGATCAGGTTTTCCACCCGGTGAACGAACAAGGTCGGCACCTCATCGACGATCAGTGCCGAAGGCAAATTGCCCTTGGTATTGATCAGTTTGGTCAGCCGGTTGATGATGATGGAATAGCAGGCCGAATTAATATTCTGCGTATTGGGGTCGTTGGCCAGTACCAGCATACCCGGATTTTCCTTTGCGGATATCTTCAGGTCAAAGTCGTTACCGGAAAAGACCCAATAAGTTTCTTTTGTCGCCAAACGGCTGATAAAGATCTTCAGCGTTCCGATCTGCCCCTCTAACTGGTCAAAAGCTTTTGCATTATATGCCGTCATGAACGGTGACAGCAGGGAACGGAGTTCCGGTTCGGAGGTCAAAGCGTTAAAGATTTCCTCGTAAGAGCGGTTCAGCAAAGCCAGTACATGCGGGAAGCTGGAATAGATGCCGCCTTTATATTTGCTCATAAAATAAACACAGGAGGCCAGGAAATTAATAGCAGACTGCGTGAAGAACTGGTCGCTACCCCCGGAGCGGTCACCTTTTTTCAATGCCTCCACCAAAGCCTCGGCAGTTTCTGCCGCATCAGCCAGTGAGCGGATATAATCTGCCCGCCAGGGATTGATGCGGCGGCTTTTTTCGATGTCATTCAAGTTGATAACATGAAAAGCAAAACCATTTAGTTTTCCATTCTGCTTGGCCAGTAAATAATGATAGTAGGCAATATGGCCGAGATCAGGGAACTTGAAATCATACAGGCATACCGCAAACTCTTTGGCAATCAGTTGCCTGATAAAGGGATTGACTATACTAAAGGATTTACCCGAGCCCGGCGTACCGATCACCATCGTACCGCGAAAAACATTGCAGATATTGACCCAGCCGTTCCGAACCTTTCCCTTATAGTAGAACAGCATGGGGATATTGACCGAATACGGCGTATCGATGCGCTTAACCGGCTGCATAAAGCTTTCCGCTTCGGTATTCCATTTATCCTTGCCAAGCCCGGATTTGATGAACTTGGAGATGTTGTCCATCGAAACGCTCACTATGAGTGCCCCGCTGAAAGAGCAGATCATGTACAGCAGGTTATACCAGCTGGTATAGGCAAATGCCGGCGGGGAGGCACGACCCGCAAAAACCAGGCTGCCGAAGAACAAAAACAGACCGATGGCAAGCGGGTAGACGATATGCTTTTTAGGGTCGAGGTCTGTTTTCTTTTTTGCCAGCGTACCGATGCTGACCAGGCAGGTGAGGCCAAACGTTGCCAGTTTGCTATAGACCAGGTTCGAATAAATGGCCAGGTGGCTGATCCTGTCCAGCGGTGTAAAAAAAATGCCCCAGAAAGGGGCATCGTGATAAATAAAAATGGCGGCTTCCAATCCTATGGACAGGTATATCGCACACTGCAAAAATCCATGCAGTTTTTGCTGTTCCCTCGTCTCCTCCATAATAAGAACGGTATAAAATAAAAAGCCACCGGCGTTTTGCGGGTGGCATAATTGAGCAGGAACCGACGTCAGCGAACAATACGCCGCTGATCCCTGTTATCCGTACCTGCCTGTTCCTGCTGCCGCAGGTGATGTTCATTCAGCAGAAAAGCCAGGTGGTGACCGTCCGGTACTTCGGCAAAAACGATATGTTCCGGCAATTTGTCCGGTAGATCGTATGGGTTGAGTTCATGCAGGAAGGGTACCTGGGTCACCTGCGTATCGATATAAATGCCCGTTTTACCATCGCGTTTGAACACGTCGGCAAAGCTGATCCTGTTCCAGCAATTTTCCGTATCCCGAAACGCGTTCCGTCTTTCATCAACAAAGAAATCTTTACCTGCGATCCGGATGACCGGCAGATCCGTCGGAAAGTCCTGGCGCCAGCCGGGACGTATTTCATCCAGCCTTTTATTTCTGCCCGCCGGATCCAGGGCATCAAAGGGGTAAAACCAAAACAGCTTGACCTGCTCGGGGATCTCCCCAACCAAAGAGCCGTCATAAACCTGTTTCGTTTTCCTGTCATACCATAATTCATAATGATCTTCCAGGCAAAACATATCGAAAAGGCCGATCTGATTTTCAGCATTATCGACCTGCACCAGCGCCATCAGGTAGCCGTTGACATAAAATGAGGTTCCCTCCAATTCGACTACCGGGAAAGGCCCCTCATATACATTTGAATTTTCCATTTAAAGAAATTTGATTAGCGTTTCAATATACCGGGGCTGTACCCGGCATCCTGTTCAATAACCTCTTCCTGTTGTGCGGGATCCATATCGAGGGCCTGCTGTGCCTGCGCCTCCTTATCTTTTTCAGCAATCCTGTTGCTGATCTCCATTTCCAGCTTCGCCAATTCCTTTTTCAGGGAGGCCAGTTCATATTCCTGGTCAAAGGGGCGCTGGGTGAGTTCCCGGACTTCCGGGATCTGCCGGTTGGTATCGGCCAGTTCCTTTTCATAACGTTCCGCCATGCCAACGACACGGTTGATCGCCTCCAGGAAATACCGCGCCGCCAGTTTGGGATTATCGATATTAGGCGCACCGCCGTTCTGCAGGTATTTGATACCCGTGGCACGGCTTTCCGCGTAGAGCGAGGTGACCTGTTCGATCCGGCTGGTAAAACCGGATTCTACGGTTTGTAGCTTACGCCTGATAAAAAGGTCAAAGCCATAGAGTTCACCTAAATGCTGTTCAGGTTTCGCGGGGTCAGCAGGCTGCCAGTTTTTATAGAGCCCGATGAAATGGTTGCCGATGGCAATGGCTTCCGGCTGCACGGAATCAGCAAGCTTTAAGGGGTTAAGTTTCGCGCCGTCAGCATCATACTTCAGCACAGTTTTATAAGCCTGCTCATCCTTGCGCACCATTTCCAGCGTTTGGCCGGTTTCCCGGCTTTTCTTTTCCAGGTCCTCCAACAGGTAGCGGCTCCTGGACACCTCCTTAAAGTGCGCGCCCTTATAACCTTCCAGTTCGGCCACCTTTTTTTCCAGGCGGGTCTTTTCCAGCAAAGAAGTATCGCCGGACAGGATCGCGATATATTCGGAAAAGCTCATGCCGCTTTGCTCATCTATGGCACCCTCGTCGAGTGTCCGGACGGAGAGTTCATTGTTTTTCATCTGGCTGATGAAGATCTGTTTGTTTTTGAGCAGGTTGAATTTGTAATTATCCAGGGACTGCTCTACGGCGTAAATAAAGTTCCTGACCTTGTTGCCGTAAAATTTCTTGGTCAGCCAGTTGCCTTGCCTGGCGCCGCGGCCGTCCCGCTGCTCGAGTTCCGACGGTTTCCAGGGAATGTCCAGGTGATGCATGGCGACAATGCGCTCCTGCACATTTAACCCGGTTCCCGCTTTTTCGGTGCTGCCGATCAGGATGCGGATCTCGCCGGCATTCATTTTTTTAAACAGTTCTTTACGCTGTTTGTCCGTTGCCCAGTTATGTATAAAGGTGATCTGGTTTGCCGGGATATTAAAATCAGCGACCAGTTTATCCCGCAGTGCATCATAGACATTAAACTCACCGGTTTTTGGTGTGCCGATATCGCTGAAAATGATCTGCGTACCTTTATGCGGCGTACTTTCGTGATAGATCTCAGCCACATTTCGTGCACACACGTTGACCTTATTGCCGGGATGGTCGCCGTATTGCTCCGGGTTGACCAGCCGCATATCTACGGCCATTTTCTTTGCGTAATTGGTAGCGATCAGCATGCGGCCTTTGTCCTCATCCCTGGTCAGCGGACGCCTGCCGATCAGTGTTGCATCCCCGGTCCTGGCAAACCCCATCAGCCGTTTAATAAATTCCTGCTGGTCAGGGGTTGGCTTAATGTTAACGAGCGTTTCATCGATCTCCGGCTTGTCCAGGTTGATATGATTCGCTGTTTTGTAATCGGTGATCTGGTTATAAAACAGCGCGAGTTCCGGCACTTTGATAAAGTGGCGAAAGCGCTCCTTTGCCCGTATCTCGTTCGTTACCGTAAATTCAAAATCAACCGTTTTTCGCGCATAGACCGCGGCCCAGGCATCAAAGTTGGAAATGCGCTGCCGCTCCAGTTCGCGCGGCCGGAGGTACTTAAAGATCAGGTACATCTCCGTCAGGCTATTGGAGATCGGCGTGCCGGAAAGAAAGGTCGCGCACAGGTCGGTATCATAGCGGTCCTGTAAGGTGCGGATAGCAAAAAGCATATTGAGCGCTTTCTGGCTTCCCGCGATATTTCCCAAACCCGCGACCTTGGTGTGCCGGGTGGTGAAAGTAAGGTTCTTAAATTTATGCGATTCGTCGATGAACAAATGATCAATGTTCATCTCGCGGAAATTTATCCCGGTGTCTTTGCGTTGTTCTATCGCCTCGATCACGCCTTTGAGCTTGGCTTCCAGGTTTTCCTTGCGTATTTCCAAACCTTTGAGCATCTCGCGGCTGATCTCCTCCCCGGCGTTCTGAATGGTCAGCAGGTCCAGTTCAGTATTACCCAGCTCAATTTCGAGGATCTGGCGTTGAATTTCCGGTGCCTGTGGAATTTTACCAAACTGGTCATGCGTCAGGATGATACAGTCCCAGTTATTGTTTTTGATCTCGTGGAAGATCCGTTTGCGCTTAGCCGGTTCAAAATCGTTTTCACCGGGCGCCAGCAGCTTCGCTTTGGGATAAGCCAGCCGGAAGGTGTCGGTGATCTGCTGCACGTTGGCTTTCAGGGCCAGGATCAGGGGCTTGTGCACGATGCCCAGCCTTTTCATTTCCATGGCGGCGATGATCATCGTCAGGGTCTTGCCCAGGCCCACCTCGTGGTCGATCAAACCGCCATTATTTTGGATGACTCGCCAGGCAGCATTCCGCTGTGAAGGATAGAGATCGCTGATCTTTAACGCCTTGAAATCAAACCCCGGCAGCGAAAGGTGGCTGCCGTCAAATTCGCGTAAGGCATAACAGTTATAGGTGTCATTGTATAACTTTTCGAGATACTGCTTTTCCTCGTTGGGCAGTTCCATCAGCCAGAGCAGGTACCGCGTCCGGATGTTATCGATCTTGCGGTGTGCATTCTGGATCGCTTCGGTGTCGGGCACCCTGACAACCTTTCCGTACTGCTCCACCGGGTAAGTAAAATGTGGACTGGTATTCAGCAGGGCGTATTCCAGCAAGGTACGTCCCGTAACCTTATTGCTTTCTTTTGGGGTGACCGAAAACTCCTCGTTGGTAATGGTATTGCCTTTTTTTGCATAGCTGACCTTGTAGTCGTCTACAGAGAGCAGGTAACTGATCTTTGTATCCAACTTAAAAAGGTCCGTAGCGAACCGCTCGTAGTATTCGAGCGGCACCCAGCGCTCACCGAGGTTGAAGTCCAGCCTTTCAAATGGTATCCTTTCCGGCTGTACACGGCGGATCGCGCTAAGGCTCCTGGCGAATTGGAGGTTGTTTGGCTCATCCCCGGCAAGCTTTTCCGCGACCTTTAACTTTTCTACAACGTTGCCGGACAAATAGTTGTCGGTCGTTTCCCAGCCAAGGGATTGCGGGTTCAACAGGATCTGCTTATCCAATTGGATGATGATCTCGTCTTCGGTTAAGCCGGTAACCTGCGCAATGATGGAAAGATCTACCCGCCCGGTATCATTCAGGCAGCGGGCCAGCGCTTCTAACGGATCGTCTGTTTTCAGCATTTCCTTTTGCTGAAAAAGCGGCCCGTAAAAAATGTCCGACCGAACAAAGTTTTCCTGCTCCCTGATCTCCAGTGAGGAAAGGACTTTAAAGCCTAAAGCCACATCCTGGAGGATCCGGTTACGGTTTTCAGTTTGGTTGAGCTCCCCGTATTTACTGACAAATGCTTCGTAATAAAAATTCAGTGACTGGCGCAGTTCGGGGAACTGGATCGCATGCTCATTTTCATACCCGGATAGTTCCAGGTAAATGTCCCGTAGGGTCAGGTAGTCTTCGAAAAAAGCCAGGTCCGGCTGCGGGTCAAGGGGATCGAATTTGGCCTCAAAGTTATGCGGCTCGCCAATCAGGCCGGCCTTGCCTTCAAAAATGACCAGCGTATCTTTTTCGTAGAACGGTTTGATATCCGTAAATGCTTTTGGCCGGTCGGCTACCAATCTGAAGGCAGCCTCTAAGGTACTGTCGCCTTCATAGCGGTAATCATGGCCATATTGTTTTAGCTTAACGGACAGGGCATCCAGTTCCTGCCCAAGGGCTACGCCTGTCATCCATTTGCCGGGGAAAGATAACTCGGAGAGGTTGCTATAAAGCTTGTAATTAAACCTGTTATTCGCTTTGGCGCGGGCGGTTAGTAACACAATGCTGTCATGCAATGGACGCTGGGTTGTGCGGATAATGCTGACCACCCGTGCTGTTTCCGCTTCAACAAATTGCTGATCGAGATCATCCAGGTAGGCCTGTGCCTTATCATCCGATTCCGGTTGCACCGGGGCATCAAATAAGCCCAACTGGCCGAAATTTAAAGCGGGCCTTCCCGTCGCTTTCTCTTTTTCCGGTACGGGTAGAAAAGTGAACTGCCTGAGTTGACCTTCCTTTTTGTCGAAAGAGATAGCTTCCCATTTCGCATAATTGAAGTTTCGAAAACCGGCGACCAGTTGCTCCCTGAGTATGGGAATAATATCCAGCATCTCGCCGTTTTGCCAGGCAATCCTGGAGGGCTTTCCCCGGGCATTGGTGCCTTCGATGATCTCATCCGCGTAAACCAGTTCATTTTTATCGGCTAGCCAGGCATTAATGTGGTATTTACCAAATGAGTTTTCGATTTCCACGGTATCCAGCAACATGCTTTCTGCTTCGGTCAGGGTTTCCTTGGTATCGTTTTTCTGAACCAGGATCAGGTGCATACCCACTTCGACGTTGGCGTTCTCCTTCATCAGGTTGGCGGGTAATACGGCTACGGTCAGCAGGTCAGCGGTGGTAAACAGGTACTTCCGCGCGGTGGCATTGGAAGGATTGTTCAGGAAGGCATCGGTAACGATATAGGCCAGGATGCCGCCGTCGTTGATCTTATCCAGCCCTTTGGCAAAGAAATAGGTATGCACCTTGGCGGAGATGCCGCTTTTGTTGTAGGCAGGATCATGAACGGCGATCTTTCCAAAAGGAATATTGCTGATCACCAGGTCCGATTGCCCTTTTTCGGTTGCGGCGGTTTCCTCCAGCTTTTTGATCTGCACATTGATCGGCGTGTCGTATGCCGAACAGATCGCGGTCAGGACCTTCCCGGTGAGGATGTCCTTTTCCACCGCCGTCACCTGCGCCAGTCCGGCGAAAGTCAGCAAGGCCTCTTCAATAAAAACACCTGCCCCGGCGCTTGGCTCATACAGGTGTTTAGGCAGGATATTGCATTGCAGCATAGCGGTATAGATCGCCCTCGGAATAAAATCCGGCGTATAATAGGCCGTCTGCGAACTGCTTTTTAAAGCATCAATGGCCGCTTTATATTCTTTGGCGGTCAGTTTTTTCTGCAGCAGTTCGTGCAGTTCCATGACCTGCGGGTATAGTTTAAGGTCGGTTTTGGAGGCACCGAACTTTTCCCAGGCGGATAGTTCCCCGGGCGGGAACAGGACGGCCTTGAGCCCGCCGAATCCCGCGTATTTTTTCAGCGTTTGCAGGTCCGCATCAGAAAGCTGCCGGCCATTAAAGTCCAGGGCGATCCGGATGGCCGCGATATTATCTGCCATCTTCCTTACGGGATTGAAAGCCATATCACACCTCCTGTAAATAATCTGCTATGGTGCCGATCACTTCGTATTTTAAGAAGCGGTCGTCCTCGTCCAGGCCTTTGATTAAAGGCGCACAGAGTTCGAGGATATTGGTAAGCTCGTAGTGGAGAATCCCATGGTTGGAAAAGCGGAGATAGGCCCTGATGAATTCCTCCTCCAACACCAGCTTTACGTAATCGTAGGCTATGGAATCAGTCATAAAATTGGGTTGAGCGTTAATTCGGCAGGATATCCGCATCAAGGATATCCTGGTAGGAGATCGTCAGCGTTACGATCCGCCCTGACAGCTGCTTTTCGCTGAGTTCCGTGTGCAATACTTTATTACCCGGAAAAGACATCTTTTTAAAGACAAAGATGTTCCGGTAGTTCCGGGAAAAAGCCGGCGAATCAAACAGGACAAACTCGGGCCTGATCTCCACGGATTGGTTGTTGGCGGCTTTGGTTACCTTTTTATCATCTATCCGGAACCGGAGATCGGCGATATCGTATTTCAGATTGGTTTTATTGTGGTAGCCGATATCCAGGAAAATATAATCTCCGACCGTGTAGACGTGATTTAACCGCCCTTCAATGCCGAATGCCTTTACTTTTTCCATGCGCTGCTCCGGCTTTTTGGCGATCAAACTGAGTGCCAGGGCCTTCAACTGATTTTGTGAAAGTCCAACGCCGGAAATATCCAGGGGGTTCATATCCGCCGGGACGATGCTGATCTCGGTAGGGACACCGGGGTAACCCGGCAGCAGCCGGTATTGCGCAATAAACTTTTCACCGGCAATGGTTACGACCGATCCCTTGAAGTACTGGAGCGAATCACGCAATTTCAAGCGTAATACGTTTTTTAAGGGCAGGTCACCGGCCAGTTCCTTCGTAGAAATATCCACGTACCGGATCGGCTCGGGAGAAATAAAGTGTATGGTCAGGTTGTCCGGGAGGTAAACCACCGGCAATGGTTTTTGGGCATAGAGCGTAGGGGCGCAAAGCACCAGTAAAAAGAAAAAGATCGTTTTCATATTAATAGCTTTTTTCGTGTGATTACTGCATTTCAGCTGTACTCAAGAGGCTTTCGCGTTTTTGGGCGTTTTGCAACGCGTCCGTGTCAATTAAGTAGAGGTAGGAGTTATATTTAAGCTTTGCCTTGTTTTTTCGGATGAGCGAAGCAATGGCAGAAGATGTGGACTGAAAAACTTTGTCGAGCGAGCTCATGATAAACTGGCTGTTGCCGGAACTTCCGTCGATCGTAACGCCTTGGACCGAGTTGCTACCCAGGTCTTTGGTAAAATCCCGGAACGCGGATGAGGGTACATACAGGCCGGGTAAGCCGTCCATATCGTAAACGTCGAGTTTAACCGGCAGGATCTTTCCTTCAAATAAGATCGAGGTAATGGATAAAGTCACGCGCTGTTCTGAAAAGCCGCTGACCTGGGCGAATATATAAGTACCCTTTTTGACCAGGTTATTGCCTGCCTTAATATCTTCCAGCAATTTCAGCCGCAACCGTGATCCCGCGTAACCTGTGACATTCTCGTCGATCACCGCGCTGATAAAAGCCGGTTCCTTTTCGGGTAGAACGGTATTGAAATCACCGGATAGGGCATTTGCTTTTTCAACCGTCAGTTTTACCTGGCTTGCTTTGAGTTTGGCTGCTTTGTCGGCCAGTTCTTTTTTCTTTAGTTCCTCTTTATAGGCCGGATCATTTTGCTTACTGACACTATCCATGATCGCCATCTGCTGCCGGAATACATCCATGGGGTCTTTCTCTTTCGGCGCCGGTTCAACCTGACGGGCAGTGTTTGCCTGCCTGCGGCTCATGGCTTCAACGGCATTTGCAACCTGTTGGTCATGTGTTATACCCGATGGCCGAATACGTCCACCTACCGGCATTTCAACCGCTCCGAATTTAAGTTTCATAACCTGCCGGATGGAGTCCAGCTTTTTCTTTTGCTGATCGGAATAGTCATTATTGTACGCCGGATTGCTGGAGTTCTCACGCGGGATCACATTTACCGCGGTTAAACCATCCGCTTCCTTATAGGTATTGCGGTAGGCATCCAGCTTATCTGCGAGTTGTTTCTTCCGGACGTCGGCTGAAACCTGCCCGACCGAGTTATTGAGGCCGACCGTTTCTTTGGCCGTTTCCTTTGGTTTGGAAGAAAAGCCGCTTTGCCAGGCATAAAAGAACAGGCACAAAAACGGCAACAGGATGACCGGCAGCATATATTTGGGCTGTTTAAAATCAATTTTCATAGTGTGTTTACTTTAATGATTGATGAATTTCCGCCAGGCGGCTGAGCGCGCTGTCCAGCAGGATGCTGTCCCGGCCTGACAATTGTTTTTTAGCGGTCAGGCTGTCTACCAGCTGTTTGAGCTGCATAGTCTCACGGATATTGCCGGTGGTCCGCAGGATCTGGCTGAAGCCATCCTCCACCGGGCTGACCTTGGTAACTACTGTTGCTGCAGCCTTCTCCGGGTGTCGGAAAACCGTAAACGACAAAACCAGAGAAACCAGCATCAGGACTACCATGCAGCCGAAAATGAACTTTGGATAGGCTATGGTCAAACTTTTGATCGCATTTCCGGCAATAGCGAAATAAGTCCCGAATTCCTTTTGCAATTCACTGTACAGGGTATCCCTGGGATCCCTGTTAGAATGTATTCTTTTCCACATCTTGGAGGTCTTTATTTTCAAGGGTTTTCCAGCCACAGATCAATACGCCATGCGGGTTATTATCACTGCGCGGGATGTCTTTCAGGTAACCTTCGGTGATCAATGAACGGACGACAGTAGAGCTGCGCCGGTCGATCTTCAGCTTTCCATAATACCGGAAATAATGTTTGGGCACATCCACCGAAATCGAATCGGTTTGCAGCGTTAACACAGAACTGGAAGAAAGAATAGAATTAAAAAAACCATTTTCCTTGAGGTTATTATATTGCTGCATGCCTGATTCGTCCACCAGGTACATGGCTTTTTTCATCTGGTATTCCATGTAATTATCATCCGGTGTGAGCGAGAAAAAAAGCGAATGGAAAAGGTCGACATCGGCCCTGTACTCGGCGGGACGGTTGATCTGTACATCGGTTTGCCTGGCCAGTATGGGGACGTTATTATCCAGGATGTATATATTTTTCTGCGCATTGGATACCAGTTTATAAGCATACAGGCAATTCATGCCTACAATGACCAGTGAGGTCAGCAGACTGCCTGCCGCTATAAAAGTGGCCAGCCTGACCTTTGCTTCAATATTTTTGATGATCATGACTATCAATTAAATAAAAAGGCCGGCCCGCATCTGCGGGTCAGCCTGACATTAAAAAGAAGAAAAGAAAAAGGATTTAAAAGAAGCTTCCAGCGGCTTTCCGGGCCATGCTTGTAATGGTTCCGGCACTTCTGCCAAAAGTTGATGTTGCCGAACTGATACCGGAAGTGGAGATGATCCAGGTCGAGATGCTGGGCACGGTGAACATACAGATCGCGCCGATCAGGAATACGATGATGACGGTACCAAATGACAAGACACCATTACCTGCAAACCAGGCCATTTTTTCCAGATTGGCGCTCATTCCGTTCTCGCCGACGAGTTCCTTGTATTTGCTGATCTCGGATTTTAAAGCATATTCCTGCATCAAACCGCACAGGTA
The genomic region above belongs to Mucilaginibacter sp. KACC 22773 and contains:
- a CDS encoding type IV secretion system DNA-binding domain-containing protein — protein: MEETREQQKLHGFLQCAIYLSIGLEAAIFIYHDAPFWGIFFTPLDRISHLAIYSNLVYSKLATFGLTCLVSIGTLAKKKTDLDPKKHIVYPLAIGLFLFFGSLVFAGRASPPAFAYTSWYNLLYMICSFSGALIVSVSMDNISKFIKSGLGKDKWNTEAESFMQPVKRIDTPYSVNIPMLFYYKGKVRNGWVNICNVFRGTMVIGTPGSGKSFSIVNPFIRQLIAKEFAVCLYDFKFPDLGHIAYYHYLLAKQNGKLNGFAFHVINLNDIEKSRRINPWRADYIRSLADAAETAEALVEALKKGDRSGGSDQFFTQSAINFLASCVYFMSKYKGGIYSSFPHVLALLNRSYEEIFNALTSEPELRSLLSPFMTAYNAKAFDQLEGQIGTLKIFISRLATKETYWVFSGNDFDLKISAKENPGMLVLANDPNTQNINSACYSIIINRLTKLINTKGNLPSALIVDEVPTLFVHRVENLIATARSNKVAVLMGLQELPQFNQQYGKDTAATITAVVGTVLSGSVRNKETLEWLERLFGKSKQLGEGLSIDRNKTSTSLNEKLEALIPAGKIASLNSGEMVGMIAADAQEKYTGQFETSAVNCRINLDMEEIKKEEKGYKSLPTFYDFGGKMEEKLRQNFNHISQEIQEMVLAFKPPPSTVPVKATMKK
- a CDS encoding helicase-related protein, with product MADNIAAIRIALDFNGRQLSDADLQTLKKYAGFGGLKAVLFPPGELSAWEKFGASKTDLKLYPQVMELHELLQKKLTAKEYKAAIDALKSSSQTAYYTPDFIPRAIYTAMLQCNILPKHLYEPSAGAGVFIEEALLTFAGLAQVTAVEKDILTGKVLTAICSAYDTPINVQIKKLEETAATEKGQSDLVISNIPFGKIAVHDPAYNKSGISAKVHTYFFAKGLDKINDGGILAYIVTDAFLNNPSNATARKYLFTTADLLTVAVLPANLMKENANVEVGMHLILVQKNDTKETLTEAESMLLDTVEIENSFGKYHINAWLADKNELVYADEIIEGTNARGKPSRIAWQNGEMLDIIPILREQLVAGFRNFNYAKWEAISFDKKEGQLRQFTFLPVPEKEKATGRPALNFGQLGLFDAPVQPESDDKAQAYLDDLDQQFVEAETARVVSIIRTTQRPLHDSIVLLTARAKANNRFNYKLYSNLSELSFPGKWMTGVALGQELDALSVKLKQYGHDYRYEGDSTLEAAFRLVADRPKAFTDIKPFYEKDTLVIFEGKAGLIGEPHNFEAKFDPLDPQPDLAFFEDYLTLRDIYLELSGYENEHAIQFPELRQSLNFYYEAFVSKYGELNQTENRNRILQDVALGFKVLSSLEIREQENFVRSDIFYGPLFQQKEMLKTDDPLEALARCLNDTGRVDLSIIAQVTGLTEDEIIIQLDKQILLNPQSLGWETTDNYLSGNVVEKLKVAEKLAGDEPNNLQFARSLSAIRRVQPERIPFERLDFNLGERWVPLEYYERFATDLFKLDTKISYLLSVDDYKVSYAKKGNTITNEEFSVTPKESNKVTGRTLLEYALLNTSPHFTYPVEQYGKVVRVPDTEAIQNAHRKIDNIRTRYLLWLMELPNEEKQYLEKLYNDTYNCYALREFDGSHLSLPGFDFKALKISDLYPSQRNAAWRVIQNNGGLIDHEVGLGKTLTMIIAAMEMKRLGIVHKPLILALKANVQQITDTFRLAYPKAKLLAPGENDFEPAKRKRIFHEIKNNNWDCIILTHDQFGKIPQAPEIQRQILEIELGNTELDLLTIQNAGEEISREMLKGLEIRKENLEAKLKGVIEAIEQRKDTGINFREMNIDHLFIDESHKFKNLTFTTRHTKVAGLGNIAGSQKALNMLFAIRTLQDRYDTDLCATFLSGTPISNSLTEMYLIFKYLRPRELERQRISNFDAWAAVYARKTVDFEFTVTNEIRAKERFRHFIKVPELALFYNQITDYKTANHINLDKPEIDETLVNIKPTPDQQEFIKRLMGFARTGDATLIGRRPLTRDEDKGRMLIATNYAKKMAVDMRLVNPEQYGDHPGNKVNVCARNVAEIYHESTPHKGTQIIFSDIGTPKTGEFNVYDALRDKLVADFNIPANQITFIHNWATDKQRKELFKKMNAGEIRILIGSTEKAGTGLNVQERIVAMHHLDIPWKPSELEQRDGRGARQGNWLTKKFYGNKVRNFIYAVEQSLDNYKFNLLKNKQIFISQMKNNELSVRTLDEGAIDEQSGMSFSEYIAILSGDTSLLEKTRLEKKVAELEGYKGAHFKEVSRSRYLLEDLEKKSRETGQTLEMVRKDEQAYKTVLKYDADGAKLNPLKLADSVQPEAIAIGNHFIGLYKNWQPADPAKPEQHLGELYGFDLFIRRKLQTVESGFTSRIEQVTSLYAESRATGIKYLQNGGAPNIDNPKLAARYFLEAINRVVGMAERYEKELADTNRQIPEVRELTQRPFDQEYELASLKKELAKLEMEISNRIAEKDKEAQAQQALDMDPAQQEEVIEQDAGYSPGILKR
- a CDS encoding DUF4138 domain-containing protein; its protein translation is MKTIFFFLLVLCAPTLYAQKPLPVVYLPDNLTIHFISPEPIRYVDISTKELAGDLPLKNVLRLKLRDSLQYFKGSVVTIAGEKFIAQYRLLPGYPGVPTEISIVPADMNPLDISGVGLSQNQLKALALSLIAKKPEQRMEKVKAFGIEGRLNHVYTVGDYIFLDIGYHNKTNLKYDIADLRFRIDDKKVTKAANNQSVEIRPEFVLFDSPAFSRNYRNIFVFKKMSFPGNKVLHTELSEKQLSGRIVTLTISYQDILDADILPN
- the traM gene encoding conjugative transposon protein TraM; this encodes MKIDFKQPKYMLPVILLPFLCLFFYAWQSGFSSKPKETAKETVGLNNSVGQVSADVRKKQLADKLDAYRNTYKEADGLTAVNVIPRENSSNPAYNNDYSDQQKKKLDSIRQVMKLKFGAVEMPVGGRIRPSGITHDQQVANAVEAMSRRQANTARQVEPAPKEKDPMDVFRQQMAIMDSVSKQNDPAYKEELKKKELADKAAKLKASQVKLTVEKANALSGDFNTVLPEKEPAFISAVIDENVTGYAGSRLRLKLLEDIKAGNNLVKKGTYIFAQVSGFSEQRVTLSITSILFEGKILPVKLDVYDMDGLPGLYVPSSAFRDFTKDLGSNSVQGVTIDGSSGNSQFIMSSLDKVFQSTSSAIASLIRKNKAKLKYNSYLYLIDTDALQNAQKRESLLSTAEMQ
- the traK gene encoding conjugative transposon protein TraK, which codes for MIIKNIEAKVRLATFIAAGSLLTSLVIVGMNCLYAYKLVSNAQKNIYILDNNVPILARQTDVQINRPAEYRADVDLFHSLFFSLTPDDNYMEYQMKKAMYLVDESGMQQYNNLKENGFFNSILSSSSVLTLQTDSISVDVPKHYFRYYGKLKIDRRSSTVVRSLITEGYLKDIPRSDNNPHGVLICGWKTLENKDLQDVEKNTF